One stretch of Clostridium sp. Marseille-P299 DNA includes these proteins:
- the phnE gene encoding phosphonate ABC transporter, permease protein PhnE: protein MNDAVLRQMEKEPKKWIYKVVIALIVVALLVWSGSTVKLENMQGSGFSIAKNIISGIFHPDLDLLFNFTNTGVAYLLLETMCIAFLGTIVGAIIAIPLAFISASNIMPKWIAIIGRGIIIAIRTIPSFVYALMFIRVTGGGPFTGLLTMSLCSVGMVSKMYIEAIEDLDTRILESLDASGCNTFQKIRYGILPQLFSDFISTIIYRFDMNLRDATVLGLVGAGGIGAPLMFAMSSYRWNEVGAILTGLIVLILIVEFISTKIRVKLARG from the coding sequence ATGAATGATGCAGTTCTAAGACAAATGGAAAAAGAACCAAAAAAGTGGATTTATAAAGTTGTAATTGCACTCATTGTAGTAGCTTTACTAGTTTGGTCAGGTTCTACGGTTAAATTAGAAAACATGCAAGGAAGCGGGTTCTCCATTGCAAAGAATATTATATCAGGTATTTTTCATCCTGATTTGGACCTTCTTTTTAACTTTACAAATACAGGTGTTGCTTATCTTTTATTAGAAACTATGTGTATCGCATTTCTTGGTACTATAGTAGGTGCTATTATAGCAATACCATTAGCGTTTATCTCAGCTTCAAATATTATGCCAAAGTGGATTGCAATCATTGGACGTGGAATTATCATAGCAATTCGTACAATACCATCTTTTGTTTATGCTTTAATGTTTATTCGTGTAACAGGTGGTGGTCCTTTCACTGGTTTGCTTACAATGTCTCTTTGTTCTGTAGGTATGGTTTCTAAGATGTACATTGAAGCAATTGAAGATTTGGATACTCGTATTTTAGAATCTTTGGATGCAAGTGGATGTAATACGTTCCAAAAGATACGTTATGGAATTCTTCCACAATTGTTTTCCGATTTTATATCAACAATTATTTATCGTTTTGATATGAACCTTCGTGATGCTACTGTATTAGGTTTAGTTGGTGCAGGTGGTATTGGTGCTCCGTTAATGTTTGCCATGAGTTCTTATCGTTGGAACGAAGTTGGAGCGATTTTAACAGGACTTATTGTGTTAATTCTTATTGTAGAGTTTATCTCTACGAAGATTCGTGTCAAACTTGCTAGAGGTTAA
- the phnE gene encoding phosphonate ABC transporter, permease protein PhnE: protein MKLYDRILKPKEMTLSNGKKVLEYRSRTPLILILIIIATVISVKITGFDLALLLERGNEFFVILGKMFPPKTSYMSSVWKPLFDTIKMSLLGSVIGAVLAIPFAIVASSNIVKNRFVLWVVRLFLSIIRTVPTLVSALIATYIFGLGTFAGMIAIAIFTFAYIGKQLFEQIETVDMGAYEAMEAMGANKLTAFTTAIIPQVLPAYLSTSLFCFEGNVRYAAILGYVGAGGLGLILNEKIGWRQYDNVGMILVMLLVTVVIIEVVSHYLRKKLT from the coding sequence ATGAAATTATATGATAGGATTTTAAAACCAAAGGAAATGACCTTATCAAATGGTAAAAAAGTGTTAGAATACCGAAGTAGAACACCACTTATTCTTATTCTTATAATTATTGCAACTGTAATTTCTGTAAAGATTACTGGATTTGACTTAGCCCTTCTTCTAGAGCGCGGGAATGAGTTTTTTGTTATTCTTGGTAAGATGTTTCCACCTAAGACTTCCTATATGTCAAGTGTTTGGAAACCACTGTTTGATACAATAAAAATGTCATTATTAGGTTCTGTAATTGGTGCAGTACTTGCAATTCCATTTGCAATTGTTGCATCTAGTAATATTGTTAAGAACCGTTTTGTTTTATGGGTGGTACGTTTATTTTTAAGTATTATTCGTACAGTACCTACTTTAGTATCTGCATTAATAGCAACTTATATTTTTGGACTTGGAACATTTGCAGGTATGATCGCAATTGCAATCTTTACGTTTGCATACATTGGAAAACAATTATTTGAACAGATTGAAACAGTAGATATGGGCGCTTATGAAGCCATGGAGGCAATGGGTGCGAATAAATTAACTGCATTTACAACTGCAATTATTCCACAAGTACTTCCAGCATATTTATCTACTAGCTTATTCTGTTTTGAAGGAAATGTTCGTTATGCAGCAATCCTAGGTTACGTTGGTGCTGGTGGACTTGGACTTATCTTAAATGAAAAAATTGGCTGGAGACAATATGACAACGTCGGTATGATCTTAGTTATGCTTTTAGTTACCGTTGTTATTATTGAAGTAGTCAGTCATTATTTGCGTAAGAAACTGACGTAA
- a CDS encoding LacI family DNA-binding transcriptional regulator has translation MATLLDIATMAGVSKSTVSRALREDPTLDIGEETRKKIFEIAEKLDYKVKKEKLLTERPMFVIIHKDTHFINQINNAYYFTVRTGIEEICYKNNIQFIFMPIGFLESFTKPVDGALLLGNFSKQQVDFICEHIKTDNLVCLAKMNFYPQKMDWITYSIADCVTMAMQYLYDMGHRKVAYFGGYDEEDTTENFSKLYYFKRFLEEHKDVTCLGIVEGEHGSESGYQMMKSWFDSGRDIPPAIFVSNDPIAIGMTQVLNERGVGIPATTSIISINGDSPAKIAYPPLTTIDIHTYEMGKEAILALEDKMLTKRSFTKKIEVQASLICRSSVGMKTN, from the coding sequence ATGGCAACCTTACTAGATATTGCAACAATGGCTGGGGTGTCAAAATCTACTGTATCAAGAGCGTTACGTGAAGATCCAACCCTTGATATTGGAGAAGAAACAAGAAAGAAGATATTTGAAATAGCTGAAAAGTTAGATTATAAAGTTAAAAAAGAAAAATTATTAACTGAGAGACCGATGTTTGTAATTATTCATAAAGATACCCACTTTATAAATCAAATTAATAATGCATATTATTTCACAGTGCGAACTGGAATTGAAGAAATCTGCTATAAAAATAATATACAGTTTATATTTATGCCAATTGGTTTTTTAGAGTCATTTACGAAACCAGTGGATGGTGCACTTTTGTTAGGAAATTTCTCAAAGCAGCAAGTAGACTTTATTTGTGAACATATTAAAACGGATAATCTTGTATGTTTGGCAAAAATGAATTTTTATCCGCAAAAAATGGATTGGATTACCTATAGTATTGCAGATTGCGTAACCATGGCAATGCAATATCTCTATGATATGGGACATAGAAAAGTAGCTTATTTTGGTGGCTATGATGAAGAGGATACAACTGAGAACTTTAGTAAATTGTATTATTTTAAGAGATTTTTAGAGGAACATAAGGATGTAACTTGTTTGGGCATTGTTGAGGGAGAACATGGCTCTGAAAGTGGTTACCAAATGATGAAGTCTTGGTTTGATAGTGGAAGAGATATTCCACCTGCCATCTTTGTATCCAATGATCCAATTGCCATAGGTATGACCCAAGTACTAAATGAGCGAGGGGTTGGAATTCCAGCAACGACCTCTATTATATCAATTAACGGAGATAGTCCAGCAAAAATTGCATATCCTCCACTTACAACCATAGATATTCATACATATGAAATGGGAAAAGAAGCAATTTTGGCCTTAGAGGATAAAATGCTTACGAAACGTAGTTTTACAAAAAAAATTGAGGTTCAAGCATCACTTATTTGCAGAAGTAGTGTTGGAATGAAAACAAATTAA
- the phnC gene encoding phosphonate ABC transporter ATP-binding protein → MIEFRHVNKVYPNGVKGLDDVSLKIDQGEFVAIIGLSGAGKSTLIRSINRMHEITSGDLMVNEVNVKTLKGKSLRKFRRGIGMIFQSFNLVTRTTVIKNVLTANVPEMSFFRVLFGLFTKEQKVEALEALDKVGILDKAYVRVDQLSGGQQQRVALARTLAQNPQIILADEPVASLDPVTARQVMSDFKTINKDMNISVLINIHHVELALEYATRVIGIRSGKIVYDGPASGVNQEVLTSIYGNELPIDLEETA, encoded by the coding sequence ATGATAGAGTTTAGACATGTAAATAAGGTTTATCCCAATGGAGTAAAAGGGTTAGATGATGTGTCACTTAAAATAGATCAAGGTGAGTTTGTAGCGATTATTGGTTTATCTGGAGCGGGAAAATCAACATTGATTCGTTCTATTAATCGTATGCACGAAATTACTTCTGGAGACTTGATGGTAAATGAAGTAAATGTTAAGACCTTAAAAGGCAAGAGCTTACGTAAGTTTAGAAGAGGTATTGGTATGATATTCCAATCCTTTAATCTAGTAACTAGAACTACTGTTATAAAAAATGTTTTAACAGCTAATGTTCCTGAGATGTCTTTCTTTAGAGTATTATTTGGTCTATTTACAAAGGAACAAAAAGTAGAAGCCTTAGAGGCACTTGATAAGGTAGGAATTCTTGATAAAGCATATGTTAGAGTTGACCAATTATCTGGTGGTCAGCAACAACGTGTAGCCTTGGCACGTACCTTAGCACAGAATCCTCAAATTATATTAGCAGATGAACCAGTAGCTTCGCTAGACCCTGTAACAGCAAGACAGGTAATGAGTGATTTTAAAACAATTAATAAAGATATGAATATTTCAGTTTTGATTAATATTCATCACGTTGAACTTGCACTTGAATATGCAACCAGAGTAATTGGAATTCGTTCCGGTAAAATCGTATATGATGGACCGGCATCTGGAGTAAATCAGGAGGTATTAACTTCGATTTATGGAAACGAGCTTCCAATCGATTTGGAGGAGACTGCATGA
- a CDS encoding urease accessory protein UreH domain-containing protein, with translation MKEFNYVNNMEEGMRLESNMETKKLRIGGMSCVSCENRIESKLSETIGVEKAKVSYNNGTAKITYDTDKITQDEIIKIIEELDYQVLREEQEIKQTGSDKTHKNTSEMASGETKHKSDGSKALGAVVIIFAIYTLMRHFGITNIFNIFPQAQEGMSYGMLFVIGLLTSVHCVAMCGGINLSQCIPKAIESEGEGSRFASLRPSILYNLGRVLSYTLVGALVGALGSVVSFSGSAKGIVQILAGIFMVIMGLNMLNVFPWLRKLNPRMPKIFAKKIQAEKNSNSPLYVGLLNGLMPCGPLQAMQLYALSTGDPIKGAIAMFLFSLGTVPLMFTLGALSSILSKKFTSKVMTAGAVLVVILGASMLNNGLSLSGFALGVPNSGNSTQAQMGDGVQLVSTSLSSGRYEPITVKVGIPVKWTITAEQGTINGCNNRIYIPEYNIEKRFELGENVIEFTPTSTGTFVYSCWMGMIRSTITVVDENGEVTASNGDATGGGTAGNATSGSDIENVVPTKEPVPAGYEIPSDEVAVGEIIDDYQVVQIDMNESRFTPAIVVLQAGIQTEFVIDAKTLTDKNSTILFPLYNTTLTMVDGENFIYLIPSEDFAFSTKDYSFYGYVKVVPDINNIDIDAIKEEVKNYETLTWDYSSVLNFSVD, from the coding sequence TTGAAAGAATTTAATTATGTAAATAACATGGAAGAAGGAATGCGTTTGGAAAGCAACATGGAAACAAAAAAGCTACGAATTGGTGGCATGTCATGTGTTAGTTGTGAAAACAGAATTGAAAGTAAACTTAGTGAAACTATTGGAGTTGAAAAAGCCAAGGTTAGTTATAACAATGGCACTGCAAAAATTACATATGATACAGATAAAATCACACAAGATGAAATCATAAAAATAATTGAAGAGTTAGATTATCAAGTGCTAAGAGAAGAACAAGAGATAAAACAAACGGGAAGCGATAAGACACATAAAAATACAAGTGAAATGGCAAGTGGGGAGACAAAACATAAGTCAGATGGATCAAAAGCGCTAGGAGCAGTTGTTATTATATTTGCTATTTATACTTTAATGCGGCACTTTGGCATAACAAATATATTTAATATTTTTCCTCAAGCACAAGAAGGAATGAGTTATGGAATGTTATTTGTCATAGGACTACTTACATCGGTCCATTGTGTGGCAATGTGTGGTGGAATTAACCTGTCTCAATGTATTCCTAAGGCTATAGAAAGTGAGGGGGAAGGCAGTCGTTTTGCCTCACTTAGACCAAGTATTTTATATAACTTAGGTCGTGTCCTATCCTATACTTTGGTTGGTGCACTGGTTGGAGCGTTAGGTTCCGTTGTATCATTTTCTGGAAGTGCAAAAGGCATTGTGCAAATATTAGCAGGTATATTTATGGTCATTATGGGATTGAACATGCTAAATGTATTTCCGTGGTTAAGAAAGTTAAATCCTCGAATGCCAAAGATTTTTGCTAAGAAAATACAAGCGGAGAAAAACAGTAATAGCCCTTTATATGTTGGGCTGTTAAATGGGCTTATGCCTTGTGGCCCATTGCAGGCAATGCAGTTGTATGCGCTTTCTACTGGTGATCCTATTAAAGGTGCGATTGCTATGTTTTTGTTTAGCTTAGGAACGGTTCCCCTTATGTTTACTCTTGGGGCGTTAAGTTCTATTTTAAGTAAGAAGTTCACATCGAAAGTAATGACAGCTGGAGCAGTATTAGTCGTAATTCTTGGTGCCTCCATGCTTAACAATGGTTTAAGTTTATCTGGTTTTGCCTTAGGGGTACCCAACAGTGGAAATAGTACGCAGGCTCAAATGGGGGATGGAGTTCAGTTAGTTTCTACTTCCTTATCCTCAGGCCGTTATGAGCCAATCACTGTAAAGGTAGGAATCCCTGTAAAATGGACGATTACTGCCGAGCAAGGAACAATCAACGGCTGTAATAATCGAATCTACATACCTGAATATAACATTGAGAAACGTTTTGAACTTGGTGAGAATGTTATTGAGTTTACACCAACAAGTACGGGAACTTTTGTGTATAGCTGTTGGATGGGAATGATTCGAAGTACCATAACAGTAGTAGATGAAAATGGAGAGGTGACAGCGTCAAATGGAGATGCAACTGGTGGAGGTACAGCAGGAAATGCAACCTCGGGAAGTGACATAGAAAATGTAGTACCGACAAAAGAGCCAGTGCCTGCGGGCTATGAAATACCAAGTGATGAAGTAGCGGTTGGAGAAATCATAGATGATTATCAAGTGGTACAAATTGATATGAATGAATCTAGATTTACACCTGCAATTGTAGTTCTTCAAGCAGGTATTCAGACAGAATTTGTTATTGATGCTAAAACGTTAACCGATAAGAACTCTACTATTTTATTTCCGTTATACAATACAACATTAACAATGGTAGACGGTGAAAACTTCATCTATTTAATTCCATCGGAGGACTTTGCGTTTTCCACAAAAGACTATAGTTTTTATGGGTATGTTAAGGTAGTGCCCGATATTAACAATATTGATATAGATGCAATAAAAGAGGAAGTTAAGAATTATGAAACACTTACCTGGGATTATAGTAGTGTACTAAATTTCAGTGTGGATTAA
- a CDS encoding bifunctional metallophosphatase/5'-nucleotidase, whose translation MESNRSLKIYFTSDVHGYLFPTSYDTKEQKDMGLLHCINNFEKDENTLIIDGGDSLQGSPLAYYCQKYEREAYPMAEVMNAAGYDFITLGNHDFNYGYEYLKGYLEKLDAVCLSENVKDELGELPIATSLIKVMGNGLRVGLVGIVTDYVNLWERPENIKDIKVTDPFPKIKEAYEKMKKEADICICIYHGGFEEDLETGKKLSSTTENIGNRICRELEFDLLLTGHQHMGVKGQWQDNTYIVQPPANAVKYLEINIQETSEGLKICSDLKEAGNACDENLYKRLLPIEERVQKWLDEPVGFLPHSLLPETPLHMAVHGTEIADFFNQVQLESSGAQISCTSLANEVAGFKSEVTVRDVIATYRFPNILIVLEVSGAVLKQALERVAEYFEINSKDELCISDAFLKPKVEHYNYDFFSGICYNINVKRPKGERVESITYQGNPVKMDEHYTLCMNNYRSSGAGGYEMYQGLKVVKEIQVEMPELILQYFEKYPKVNLQKNGEFHVKW comes from the coding sequence ATGGAAAGTAATAGAAGTTTAAAGATTTATTTTACCTCGGATGTTCATGGTTATTTATTTCCTACTTCCTATGATACGAAAGAGCAAAAGGACATGGGGCTCTTACATTGTATTAATAATTTTGAAAAAGATGAGAATACATTAATTATAGATGGTGGAGATTCCTTACAAGGTTCTCCCTTAGCATACTACTGTCAGAAATATGAACGGGAAGCCTATCCAATGGCGGAAGTGATGAATGCAGCAGGATATGACTTTATTACCCTTGGGAATCATGATTTTAATTATGGATATGAATATCTAAAAGGATATTTAGAAAAATTAGATGCGGTTTGTTTAAGTGAGAATGTAAAGGATGAATTAGGGGAGCTACCAATTGCAACTTCCTTAATTAAAGTGATGGGAAATGGTTTAAGAGTTGGATTAGTTGGTATTGTTACAGACTATGTGAACTTGTGGGAACGCCCTGAAAATATAAAAGATATAAAAGTTACAGACCCATTTCCTAAGATTAAAGAAGCTTATGAAAAGATGAAAAAGGAAGCAGATATATGTATTTGTATCTATCATGGAGGCTTTGAGGAAGATTTAGAAACAGGGAAAAAGTTATCAAGTACAACTGAGAATATAGGAAATCGAATTTGTCGTGAACTTGAGTTTGATCTTCTTTTAACTGGACATCAGCATATGGGTGTAAAAGGCCAGTGGCAAGATAATACCTATATCGTTCAGCCTCCGGCGAATGCAGTAAAGTATTTAGAAATTAATATACAAGAAACCAGTGAAGGTCTTAAGATATGTTCTGATTTAAAAGAAGCGGGAAATGCATGTGATGAAAATCTATACAAAAGGTTACTTCCAATCGAAGAGCGTGTACAAAAATGGCTTGACGAACCAGTTGGATTTCTTCCACATTCCTTGTTACCAGAAACACCACTTCATATGGCTGTTCATGGAACGGAAATTGCAGACTTCTTTAATCAGGTACAGCTTGAGAGTTCAGGTGCACAAATTTCTTGTACAAGTCTTGCAAATGAGGTTGCAGGCTTTAAGAGCGAAGTTACTGTTAGGGATGTAATCGCAACCTATCGCTTCCCGAACATTTTAATCGTACTTGAGGTAAGTGGTGCAGTGTTAAAACAGGCACTTGAGAGAGTCGCTGAATATTTTGAAATTAATTCTAAGGATGAACTTTGCATTTCAGATGCATTTTTAAAACCAAAAGTAGAGCATTATAATTATGACTTTTTCTCTGGAATCTGTTACAATATAAATGTAAAAAGACCAAAGGGTGAAAGGGTAGAATCAATTACGTATCAAGGAAATCCAGTAAAAATGGACGAACATTATACATTATGTATGAATAATTATCGTTCTAGTGGAGCTGGTGGATATGAAATGTATCAAGGATTAAAAGTAGTGAAAGAAATACAAGTTGAAATGCCTGAGTTGATTCTACAATACTTTGAAAAATATCCTAAGGTGAATTTACAAAAAAATGGAGAGTTCCATGTAAAATGGTAA
- a CDS encoding glycerophosphodiester phosphodiesterase, with the protein MKLLLENSNRILIGGHRGCLREYQENTLKAMEEGIARGADYLEIDIQYTKDNQIVVYHDTSLEDKLQLCGATIDYTLDELRKCTEINTLDEVLAWGKSNDIYFGLELKEIPIKMHEKSMKMLPNLINCIKKYNMLNNVFVFGADYKVLKALKELEKQLTIGIIVPFVPHNPVALMKEMDATIYISYVHNLTPETVKALKQSGYFVDGSTLKTKQCMELALSLGVHMIEVDDPYMWKDFLLNKK; encoded by the coding sequence ATGAAGCTGTTATTAGAAAACTCTAATAGGATTTTAATAGGTGGGCATCGTGGTTGTTTAAGAGAGTATCAAGAAAATACTCTAAAAGCCATGGAAGAAGGAATTGCGCGAGGAGCAGATTATCTAGAAATTGATATTCAATATACAAAAGATAATCAAATTGTTGTTTACCATGATACCTCTTTAGAAGATAAGTTGCAGTTATGTGGGGCAACGATTGATTATACTTTGGATGAGCTAAGAAAGTGCACCGAAATAAATACACTAGATGAAGTTTTAGCTTGGGGAAAGAGTAATGATATTTACTTTGGACTCGAGCTAAAAGAGATTCCAATTAAGATGCATGAAAAAAGTATGAAGATGCTACCAAATCTGATTAACTGCATTAAGAAATATAACATGCTAAATAATGTTTTTGTCTTTGGTGCGGATTATAAAGTATTAAAAGCGTTAAAAGAATTAGAAAAGCAATTAACGATTGGAATCATTGTCCCTTTTGTACCACATAATCCAGTAGCATTGATGAAAGAGATGGATGCGACAATCTATATTTCTTACGTTCATAATTTAACACCTGAAACAGTAAAAGCTCTAAAACAGTCTGGTTATTTTGTGGACGGGTCTACATTAAAAACAAAGCAGTGCATGGAATTAGCGCTAAGTCTTGGAGTTCATATGATAGAAGTTGATGATCCTTATATGTGGAAGGATTTTTTGTTAAATAAAAAGTGA